The Bacillus sp. Bos-x628 genome segment GAGTGAAGTCTGTATTGGCGAAAAGCAAGATTTTCCCCCACTGATTTTCAAACAGTGACATGATAGTCACGAGAGATTTGGCTCCATATAAAACTAAAAATGAAGTGACCAGTGCAATCAGGCTGTTTCTAAACAAACTAGAACACATAAATGCAAAGCTAGCCATCATGACAACCTCAATCCACTCAGAACCGATGACTTCAAACGTGTACTGAAATAACCGACCTGTGTCTTCGTTAAATTGAGTGCTAAAGAAAATCAGACCAAAGATAAAAGATAAGACATAGTAAAAAACAAACAAATAAATGACGAATAACACGAGTGTGATATATTTAGACAGAAAGATGTGCAGCCTTGTCTTAGGCCGTATCAATAAAAATTTGATTGTCCTTTTTTGAAACTCCGCTGAAATCATCGTCGCACCAATGACGACAGCAAACACTTGTAAAACAAACACGACATTCGTAGAATAGGCAAAATAGTTCGCTACTGTGTATTCTCCAAGACTAGATGGGACTTGTTTCATCGTTAAAGACATCACAAATTGAAAAACAACGAGTAATCCGAGTGCAATGATGGTGATCTTTTGTTTGATTAATTTTTTATGCTCATTTTTGATGAGTTGAAGCATCTGTCGTCCCGCCTTCCGTCCATTTCATAAATACCGATTCAATTGATTTCTTCTGAGGCGTCATTTCATACACATCAAAGCCAGCCAACACAAGTTGTTTGTTGAGCTCCGGCATACTCTCTTTGTTCAATTGAAGCAGGACATGCTGTCCATCAAGCTCATATGTATATCCGTGCGCATTCAGCCATGAAGACGCCTCTTCTACTGGTTGAATATTCATGAGCACCTGCTTTTGTTCATTGATATTTCTCAGATCCACAGTTGCTTTGATTTGCCCTTTTTGAATGATCATCATGCGATGACATAATTCTTCTACCTCATGCAATAGGTGAGTAGCAAATAACACAGATGTGCCCTCCTCTTGCACAAGCGTTCGTAAGTGTTCTCGGAAATCCTTCATTCCAGAGGGGTCAAGACCATTTGTAGGTTCATCTAAAATAAGTAAATCCGGTTTATGTAAAATCGCCTGTGCAATCCCAAGCCTTTGTTTCATCCCTAACGAATAGGTCTTGACCTTATGATGAATGGCATGATCTAGACGAACCCTTTTCACCACCTCATGAATACGATTTTCTGATATACCAACATGCATAGCTGCACACAGCTCAAGGTTTTCAAATCCTGTTAAATATGAATAGAACTCTGGATTCTCTATAATGGCACCAACAGAAGTCATTGCTTTTTGAAAGTGCTCATCTTGAGAATAACCATTGATGGTGATACGTCCATTGCTTTTTTTCATCAATCCCACAATCAACCTAATCAATGTCGTTTTTCCAGACCCGTTTGGTCCAAGCAGACCAACAATTTCTCCTTGCTTGATCTCCAACGTAATATCACTCAAAATGTTTCGTCTGCCTATTTTTTTATTTACTTTCTCTATTTTTAGGACGGCTGACTCCAAAGCAATTCCTCCTTCAAATGTAAAGCCTAAAGCGCCAGTCATAGCCACTTATAACTGTTAAAAGTATATCACGCAAGACAAGCTGCTCTCCCAGAATTGTTTTCAACAGAAAAAGGGCTGATTGGTCAGCCCTTTGTGCCGATTACTGTATTACTAATTGTAAACAGGTGATATGAACTTTTTAATTACTTTCTTCCTTATTTGTGACCTCCAAAACATCCAGGATAAATACAAAGATTGGAATTCCAATAATGAGACCCCAGATGCCAATATAGTGTTCTGAGAAAATCAGCACAATAAACGTGAAGAAAATAGGGAGCTCTGTTTTAGCTGACATCAACTTCGGATTCAAAAAATAAGCCTCAATGGCATGGATAATGACGATAACCAAGACAATATAAAGCACATAGATTCCGCCTCCAAGTGTATACGCAATAATACTCAATGGAATAAGAGAAATGACCACACCAGCGACTGGAATCAAGCCTAGCAAAAAAACCATGACTGCTAATCCAAATAATTGCGGGAATCCCATGATACCAAGGGCAATCGTTGTTAATACACAATTAACGGTCGCAATAATAAATTGAGCTTCGAGTACCTTCCCAAACGTTCTGGAAAATTTACGACCAAAGAAGGCAAGTTCATGATAGAATACAGAGATTTTGCTCGTTTTAAATTTATTCATAAATTGAATGAGGCGTTCCTTTTCAAATAAGAAGAACATGCTTAATATTAAGGACATAATAACCTGAATACTGAACGTGCTAAGATCTGTTAAGTATGTATAGAGGAAATTGAACCCTTTCTCAAAAAAAGATGAAATTTTAAAATCTCCGAATACGTTTGTGATGACATCAAAGAAGGGTATATCTTGTGGATGATCTGCAATTTTCTTACCTAGACGAAATAACTGCTCAACCTGTTTGATGATGATTGGCACAAAAACAAATCCACCAAATGTCAATCCACCAGCTAGGAGAATGTACAAAATGGTAATAACCGATTTCTGTCCTATTTTCAGAAAGCGATTTAAAAAGCATCTAATGACTTCTTCTAAACGATTCATTAAAAAAGTGAATATGAAGGTCAAGAGAATTAAATTCATCATTCCTCTTAATAGATATAATATCGTGGCCAATACTACAAATACTGAAAACCGTTTGACACCGGGTTTTTCAAACCATTTTAAAAATGCCGCCATTAAGTTACACACCTGCCAGGACTAAAGTCTATTTTTCATCGCATCTGATATACATTATATCGGATCTTTCTGTAAATTATATAACAAACGGTCAATGAGTTCTTACGATTCGTTCTATTTTTATGAAGGTTTAAGGTAACAAGAAAAAAACCGAACCCATGTAGAACATAAGGTTTCGGTTTTTGATTGTTTTTATACTACACAGCCTGCTTGATATTCCGCATTTCCTGAAGTGCAATTTTGCTTTTATGTTCGTCAAATTCACCTTCACTTTTCGCAACAATGATTGTTGCAATTCCATTTCCAATTAAGTTTGTGATGGCTCTTCCTTCACTCATAAATCGGTCGACACCAAGAAGCAGTGCAAGCCCTTCAAGCGGAATGACCTGAAGTGCAGCAAGTGTAGAAGCCAGCACGATAAATCCGCTTCCTGTCACCCCAGCCGCCCCCTTTGAAGTAAGCATAAGGACAAGGATAATGGTCATCTGCTGACCGATTGACAGGTCGACACCAAAAACTTGGGCTAAGAATACAACGGCCATCGATAAATAAATAGAGGTTCCATCTAAGTTAAATGAATAGCCTGTTGGAATGACAAGCCCAACAACGGATTTAGAACAGCCATATCGCTCCATTTTATCCATCATTCGTGGCAGTACAGATTCTGATGAGCTTGTGCCAAGTACAATGAAAATTTCATCCTTAATAAAACGAAGGTAGCTGAACAAGCTAAAGCCATACATCTTACAAATGATGTTCAATACAACAAAAATGAATAAGAACATGGTTAAGTAAACGGACAACATCAGGCTCCCAAGTTGTTTCATAGATCCGAGACCAAAGTGACCAATTGTATAAGCCATTGCACCGAATGCACCTAATGGCGCGGCACGCATGATATATCCAATGATTTTGAAAAAGACAAGTGACAGCTTATCAAGCCAATCGATGATCTCTTTCCCCTTCTCACCAAGTGCTGCAAGCGCTATTCCGAATAAAATAGAGAAGAATAAAACCTGTAAAATGTCTCCCTTTGCAAAAGCATCTACCATGTTAGATGGCACAATGTGTGTGACAAATTCTATCCAGTCAATTCCCTTTCCCCCACCTTGGGTATACTGCGAGACATCCCCTTTTTCAAGCTTACTATAGTCAAGACCCGCTCCCGGCTTCATGATATTCACAACAAGAAGACCGATCACCAATGCAAGAGTTGTGACAACTTCAAAATAAATAAATGCTTTTCCGCCGACCTTTCCAACCTTTTTCATATCACCCATTTTGGCAATACCAAGTACAATTGTTAGGAAAATAATCGGTGCGATCACCATTTTAACTGCGTTGATAAATGTATCACCAAGCGGTTTCATTTCCTTCCCAACGTTCGGCCAAACCATCCCTACAATAATCCCGATGATGACGGCTGAAATGACTTGAAAGGTCAGGTTCTTTAAAAGCCTCTTCATACACTTCCTCTCCTCACCCTTTAATGTAAACGCTTAACCCATCTCTGTAGATAAATGATAGCGATTTCAATCAAGGCTGAGAAGCTTATGAACATATCGTACATTTTGGTCTTTTTGGTCTATTAGTCAGAATGTACGATATATTTATTTACAGGTCTTCCTACCCCGCCATATTGCATATCTATTTTCAGCTCGCCTTCTTTCACAAGAAAGTCTAAATATCGGCGTGCTGTGACACGGGCAATGCCAAGCGCATTTGCGACTTGTTCTGCTGACTGTGCTCCTTCTTGCAAACTCATATATGCTTTAATTTCGTTCATCGTATGCACATTCAGCCCTTTAGGGAGCCATGATTCTTCCTGCTTAACGGCAGGCTTTCGTATGATATCGTCCAGCATCTCCTGAGAAAATTCTGTTGCGGTACGAATCTTTGATTGAAAGGCTTTATAGCTTTCAAGAGATGCCTTCATCCGTCCAAATTTAAACGGTTTAATGATATAGTCTCGTGCACCGTTTTGGAGCATAACAGCTATGGTTTCTTTGTCCTTTGCTGCGGAAATCACGATCACATCAACCTGCATCTTCTGCTTTCTGATTTCTTGTAGCGTTTTCACCCCGTCTTTTTTTGGCATATAAACATCAAGCACAACAAGATCTGGACGAACCTCTTTTATGAGCTGAATGCCTTGTTCACCATTCCCTGCCACAGCCACTACTTGAAAGCCAGGAACACTCATAATAAACTCTTTATTGACTTCTTGTACCATCGGATCATCTTCAATTAATAGCACCTTGATATGAGTCATCTGTCTCTCTCCTCTATTGTCATTGGGAATTCGATTGAGAAGGTGGTACCAATGCCGATGCTTGATGTCACTTCTACATTTCCCATCCCTTTGTCGATAATCGTCTTTACAATATACAGTCCATAACCTGTTCCGCCTTCTTTGCCATGTGTGAACCCTTTGTCAAAAATATGAGGAATCATCTCCTCCTCGATTCCAGACCCATTATCTTCAATCAGAATCGCTAGTACATCCTCCGTCTGATCAATACTAATGGAGATCTTTTTGTATTCACGCTCAACTGTATCAAAGGCTGCAAAGGCATTCTCAATAAAATTACCAAGAAGTTTCGTCATATCGTGCTGATCTAAACGATTGGGAAAATCTCGCAGACAGCTATTCTCATCTACTTTGACTTTTATGCCAAGCTCTTTGCCTCTTCTAATCTTGCTCATTAAAAGACCCACCACCGCATCATGCTGAATGACCCGATGAAGAAAGTCAGTGACATGTTCCTGTTCTTCTGTCGTTTGAAAAGCCAGTTCCAAAGCCTGATTCGTTTTCCCAAGCTGAATCAATCCCGCAATGGTATGAAGCTGATTCATATGCTCATGATTTTGAACTCTCAGGCCATCAACGAAGTTCTTAACCCCTGTTAGTTCCTCTGCCAATTTGGCTGCCTCTGTCCGGTCTTGGAAAATAGCCACTGCACCGATGATCTTCTTTTTCATCACAATTGGAATCCGGCTGCTCATGATTCGTTTTCCACTCATATGAATTTCTTCATTGTAGACCGGTTCTGCTCGCTCAATGATTTCAGGCAGCCTCGTATCCGCCAATACATCCCATATATTCCGACCAACCACATCACCTGTTACCCCAAAAATCTGCTTTGCCTTTTCATTAAAAATAGTAATCATGTGCTGATTATCTATGGCGATGACCCCTTCATTGATAGAGTGAAAGGTTGCAGTACGTTCCTCTAGCATCCTCACAATCTCATGCGGCTCCAGCTTAAACATTTGCTGTTTAATATGACGGGCGAGTAAGAATGAACCGACAAGCCCGAAACTTAGCGTCAGCAGCAAGATCATGATGATATCCCGCTTCATTTCTGCTAATATATCCGTCATGCTCGGTAACGTTCTTCCTACAAGGACAACCCCTATTTGATGAAACGTTTCATTTTTCACCGGATAGAATGCTCTTATCGCTGTTCCCAGCTCTCCCTCTGCTTCTGAGAAATAAATATGCTCTGCGAAAGCCGGTTCTTCATCTGTTCCCTCTGAGCGCTGACCAATTCTCGTCTTGACTGGATGCGTTAATCTGATGTGATCCATATCCATCACCACAATATAGTCAGCGTCTTGGATAATACGAATCTCTTCAATTGCATGTTGTAAACGAGAACGTTCCTTTGCCTGATTAGCTAATGCCTGCTTCACCTCGCTCATTTCAGCGACGGTTCTCGCTGTATTCATGAGTCTTTTCCGGAGCTCTCTTTCCTCCGTTTGCTTTATCCCGCCTACAAGAACAATTCCTCCGATGAAAAGTGCAAAAATAACAACGAAATAAGTCAAGATAGTGAGCTTCCACCTAATGGATAATTGATGTAATTTCAATTGATTTCTCAACATTTTTTCACCTGTATCTTTACGGATTCTTCCTCTGTCAAGTATGCTTGACATAAGGGAAGGGGGAGCTGTCGCATGAAGAATTTACTTGCCTATACGTTGTTGCTGATCATTGGTATTGTAACCGCTTTATACTTTGGTTCTTATCATATGATGCCGAAATCAGCTACTATATTTGATGATGAACAGATAGGGCTGAAGGACCAGCTTGTATTTAAATTTAGTCATGTCGTTGCTGACAATACACCGAAAGGGCTGGCTGCAAAGAAGTTTGCTGAGCTGGTGCATGAGAAATCTGATGGAAAGATCACCATTCAAATTTTTTCAAACGGGAGCCTTTATTCCGATATTGAAGAGATTCATGCACTGAAAGAGAACCAAGTCCAGTTTATCGCTCCGTCTACCTCTAAGCTTGGCATGCTGTCACCTGAATGGTTAGCACTCGATCTTCCCTTTGCTTTTCCTAATTATGATGCTGTTCAAGAAGGATTGAATGGTGCAATTGGACAGAGATTGTTTAGCACTTTGCAAAAAGATGGGCTAAAAGGAATGGCATATTGGACAAATGGATTTAAACAAATTACCTCTAATAAAAGCCCGATCAAACTACCAAGTGATCTAAAAAATCAATCACTTCGCATCATGCAAAGTGACATGATTGAAAAACAATTCAAACTTCTTGGCGCAAAGCCATATCAAGAATCATTCAACTCCACGTTTCAGCTATTAGAAATGAAAAAGGTAGACGGTGAAGAAAATACAATTTCAAATATTTATTCAAAAAAATTCTATCATATACAAGACTATATGACGATCAGTAATCATGGTTATTTAGGGTATGTTGTCTTGACGGATCAATCATTCTTTGAACGCCAAACACCTGAAACGAAGCGAATTTTACTTGAAGCAATGGAGGAAACAACTGCGTGGAATGAAAAACATGCGGAACAACTAAATAAAGATCAGTTGAAGGAAATGAAACGTGAATCACCTATAGCAATCCACGAATTAACAC includes the following:
- a CDS encoding ABC transporter permease; the encoded protein is MLQLIKNEHKKLIKQKITIIALGLLVVFQFVMSLTMKQVPSSLGEYTVANYFAYSTNVVFVLQVFAVVIGATMISAEFQKRTIKFLLIRPKTRLHIFLSKYITLVLFVIYLFVFYYVLSFIFGLIFFSTQFNEDTGRLFQYTFEVIGSEWIEVVMMASFAFMCSSLFRNSLIALVTSFLVLYGAKSLVTIMSLFENQWGKILLFANTDFTQYSFQGPPPFDGMSVLFSLFIVVAHFVFFVGTAWLLFWKRDVNV
- a CDS encoding ABC transporter ATP-binding protein — translated: MESAVLKIEKVNKKIGRRNILSDITLEIKQGEIVGLLGPNGSGKTTLIRLIVGLMKKSNGRITINGYSQDEHFQKAMTSVGAIIENPEFYSYLTGFENLELCAAMHVGISENRIHEVVKRVRLDHAIHHKVKTYSLGMKQRLGIAQAILHKPDLLILDEPTNGLDPSGMKDFREHLRTLVQEEGTSVLFATHLLHEVEELCHRMMIIQKGQIKATVDLRNINEQKQVLMNIQPVEEASSWLNAHGYTYELDGQHVLLQLNKESMPELNKQLVLAGFDVYEMTPQKKSIESVFMKWTEGGTTDASTHQK
- a CDS encoding AI-2E family transporter; its protein translation is MAAFLKWFEKPGVKRFSVFVVLATILYLLRGMMNLILLTFIFTFLMNRLEEVIRCFLNRFLKIGQKSVITILYILLAGGLTFGGFVFVPIIIKQVEQLFRLGKKIADHPQDIPFFDVITNVFGDFKISSFFEKGFNFLYTYLTDLSTFSIQVIMSLILSMFFLFEKERLIQFMNKFKTSKISVFYHELAFFGRKFSRTFGKVLEAQFIIATVNCVLTTIALGIMGFPQLFGLAVMVFLLGLIPVAGVVISLIPLSIIAYTLGGGIYVLYIVLVIVIIHAIEAYFLNPKLMSAKTELPIFFTFIVLIFSEHYIGIWGLIIGIPIFVFILDVLEVTNKEESN
- the dctP gene encoding C4-dicarboxylate transporter DctP, with the protein product MKRLLKNLTFQVISAVIIGIIVGMVWPNVGKEMKPLGDTFINAVKMVIAPIIFLTIVLGIAKMGDMKKVGKVGGKAFIYFEVVTTLALVIGLLVVNIMKPGAGLDYSKLEKGDVSQYTQGGGKGIDWIEFVTHIVPSNMVDAFAKGDILQVLFFSILFGIALAALGEKGKEIIDWLDKLSLVFFKIIGYIMRAAPLGAFGAMAYTIGHFGLGSMKQLGSLMLSVYLTMFLFIFVVLNIICKMYGFSLFSYLRFIKDEIFIVLGTSSSESVLPRMMDKMERYGCSKSVVGLVIPTGYSFNLDGTSIYLSMAVVFLAQVFGVDLSIGQQMTIILVLMLTSKGAAGVTGSGFIVLASTLAALQVIPLEGLALLLGVDRFMSEGRAITNLIGNGIATIIVAKSEGEFDEHKSKIALQEMRNIKQAV
- a CDS encoding response regulator; amino-acid sequence: MTHIKVLLIEDDPMVQEVNKEFIMSVPGFQVVAVAGNGEQGIQLIKEVRPDLVVLDVYMPKKDGVKTLQEIRKQKMQVDVIVISAAKDKETIAVMLQNGARDYIIKPFKFGRMKASLESYKAFQSKIRTATEFSQEMLDDIIRKPAVKQEESWLPKGLNVHTMNEIKAYMSLQEGAQSAEQVANALGIARVTARRYLDFLVKEGELKIDMQYGGVGRPVNKYIVHSD
- a CDS encoding sensor histidine kinase, with product MKLHQLSIRWKLTILTYFVVIFALFIGGIVLVGGIKQTEERELRKRLMNTARTVAEMSEVKQALANQAKERSRLQHAIEEIRIIQDADYIVVMDMDHIRLTHPVKTRIGQRSEGTDEEPAFAEHIYFSEAEGELGTAIRAFYPVKNETFHQIGVVLVGRTLPSMTDILAEMKRDIIMILLLTLSFGLVGSFLLARHIKQQMFKLEPHEIVRMLEERTATFHSINEGVIAIDNQHMITIFNEKAKQIFGVTGDVVGRNIWDVLADTRLPEIIERAEPVYNEEIHMSGKRIMSSRIPIVMKKKIIGAVAIFQDRTEAAKLAEELTGVKNFVDGLRVQNHEHMNQLHTIAGLIQLGKTNQALELAFQTTEEQEHVTDFLHRVIQHDAVVGLLMSKIRRGKELGIKVKVDENSCLRDFPNRLDQHDMTKLLGNFIENAFAAFDTVEREYKKISISIDQTEDVLAILIEDNGSGIEEEMIPHIFDKGFTHGKEGGTGYGLYIVKTIIDKGMGNVEVTSSIGIGTTFSIEFPMTIEERDR
- a CDS encoding DctP family TRAP transporter solute-binding subunit, with the protein product MKNLLAYTLLLIIGIVTALYFGSYHMMPKSATIFDDEQIGLKDQLVFKFSHVVADNTPKGLAAKKFAELVHEKSDGKITIQIFSNGSLYSDIEEIHALKENQVQFIAPSTSKLGMLSPEWLALDLPFAFPNYDAVQEGLNGAIGQRLFSTLQKDGLKGMAYWTNGFKQITSNKSPIKLPSDLKNQSLRIMQSDMIEKQFKLLGAKPYQESFNSTFQLLEMKKVDGEENTISNIYSKKFYHIQDYMTISNHGYLGYVVLTDQSFFERQTPETKRILLEAMEETTAWNEKHAEQLNKDQLKEMKRESPIAIHELTQTERKKWVKAFDPLYDEAEKTIGSTLVKQIRELQTRYENSQINALQAENE